The Ammospiza caudacuta isolate bAmmCau1 chromosome 18, bAmmCau1.pri, whole genome shotgun sequence region ttctttgttTGGGGTATGATCTTAGGGAAGCATTAGCTCAGTGAAAGTGTGGGGAATCACAGTGCCAGATGTTGATAAAGTTTTCCAGTCAATCATCCAGTGTGCCTGCTAGTCATACTGGTCAGGTTAGTCATATTTCATCTAGTGTGACTTCTGTCCTAAACACAGGTACCACCTTTGACAAAGGGATGCATTTCTTCACAGATCAGCTGGGTAACTGTCAATAACTAAAATCAGTCTCAAGAGATGAAGTATTAATCTGTTAAACTGTAAGACTTCTCAGCTTTCACAAAAAGGTGAAGGGCATTTCCCCTTTTGAGCATCAATATTTCAAAGCATCACAGAATGAATGCTGGAAGGAATATTGATCTCTGCAGAAAGGGCAAGTCTTGATACCAACCTTATAAAACACTATGAAATTATGCACTTAATGAGCTCATTTTTCATTCCTCCTGGTCCCCAGTTAGTTAAAGCATAATTAGTTAGCATTTAATTTAGGCACAGAATGCAAACAGTACTTGTTTCTTGTAAATCTGCTTGCTGTGAAGAGAGATTGTTATGAGATTCTTCCTTCTAGATTGATTTGTCATTACTTTTTCAGGCTTAGGAAGAAAGAATTTAGTTTAGAAGAAATTTACACAAACAAGAACTACAAgtcccctcctcctgccaggTTGGTTCTCCTTCCTAAATGTAAATTATTAGGGGGCGGGGGGAGATGAAAGGTGTATGAAAAATGAGAGGGAGATATATTCTTAAAATTGGTCTAGTTTAAACTGCTAGAGAAAGTTCATTTGAAAATAATACCTTTTACTGTTTGGATTTTGAAAAGTGAAATAGAATATGAACTAAGAATTTGCAGCTGGTTAAGTATggatttttatatattttttcacttATCCATTTATTCCAGTCTCCATCAAAGTACAGTACTAACTTTCCAAAATTCAAAGGGAATTACATGTTCTTTAAAATACTTACAATCGTGGCCTGTCATCAAATGCTCAAACTTATTTATTCTGTAAAGTTAAGATTCTATAATTGTGCTTTAGAACTGAAATACAAAGAGATTCTACCCAAATGTCTGTGCAGCAATAACTCAGCTGGCAGTAATGTGCATTGTAGGAGGTGTAAGGTACAGATAACATTACAAGAGGTGTGGAGGGgctgtaaatataaaatataaaagttgGAGGGgctgtaaatataaaatataaaagttaGAAGTGTGTTTACCTGGGTTATGAAATCCCCCAATCTCCCTGTCAGTAAGGTGGCTGCTGCTAAGGTTTTCAtgatttttgttcctttttttttaccaggagcTTGGAAACAATCTTTGAGGAGCCCAAGGAGAAGAACGGACACTTGATCTCTGTCAGCCAGCAAAAGAGAAAGCGGATTCTGGAGTTTCAGGACTTTACCCTTCCCCGGAAAAGGAAGACACGAGGCAAAGTGAAAGCAGTGGGGAGTTTCACCCGAGCAAAAAGAGCTGCACTGCAGAGTGCAGAGTTAGATGTTCTTCTGAGTCAGAAGCTAATGGACCTTGAAGCCTTTTTTGCAGAGGAGGGTGAGCAGGAGCAGGCCTCCAGCATCTGAGGGAGCCCCTTAGCTGGAATGGTCCAGTCAGCttctttagtatttttttcttgggAGAAGTCTACTGACTTCTTCATACCTTACTCTGCCACTGCTCTAACATCTGATAATCAGTTTTTGGCTGTGACCCTCTTTAAggtgctatttttttttaaatgctgttgGAGGGATTCTTTTAAGTCCCTGTTTGAGTGTAGCACAGCCACGTGAAATTTACCCTTCCTTTCTCAACCTCTGGAAATTACTGcttatatttaattaattatgtttatgtatttttgggGGTAGAGTAGGAGTGTCAGGGAGGAAGTAGTGCACCTTCAGTGATGCTAGAACTCTGTACTCCAGATCATTTGCACATTTGAGTCTGCTGTTGTTACTGTAATGGCTATTTTTAACAAGCTGACAAAAGAGATAGGGTGTTTGATAAAGAAAAATTCTAGCAAACACATTCTTGATAAACCACTAACTTTTTGATAATTAAAAATAGCTGTCTAGATTAGCATACAATTGTTTCTTCCTTCTGTTAACTTAGAAGATTCCTTCAAAGTATCTTTGCCCTTcctggctccaggcagcagaagCCCCACATAATTAGACATTAAATAACTTGCACTTTGTATATGCTTCTTTTAACACAATTCAATTCAAAAAAAGGTaatgttttaaggaaaaatggTGCCCAGtactattttttcccaaatagaAGATTTTTTTACTTACTTGGCTGATGCCAACTTCTTCTCCAGAGGAAAAGGTAATTGGTCCATGAGGGTGTTAAGCTGCAGGATACATAGGCAGAGATTTTTATTTaactgagctgagctgctgcatgCAGGGAAGACCAGCAAAATCTTTTATActtattttaaagttattttaattCCATTCATACTAACTTGATTTTAATGTCAACaagaagggtttggggttttttttgccattttagaTTTACAGTTCCTGTAGCTCATAATTAGACACTCTCTGTACAGCACTGTTGTACATAATAGCCAGTGCTGTACAAAGAGCCTCTGAGTATGTGGACATTGTTTTTGTTATGTAAGGCCATATGTAATTATCTGATGCAGCACTGGGCAAtttctcagctctgcctttggaaGGAAGAGAGCTCCCTTCTGGCATAACTTCTGTTAAACTTCACTTGAAGCATAAATCCAATGCTAGCTGTTGTTCAGGTAATTTCTGTCCCTTAGTGCCTAGAGAAGTTATTCAGGCAAAGCTGTTGTTGCTGGGATGCTCAAATTTAATTAGTCTGTTCTTTCTTTCACTTGTCACTTGAACTTGCACTTTCTTATTTATCTACCCATATAAGAGAGTTTCTATTTACCTTTAAATTGAGCAAATACCTAATGGGTGGGTAATTTTTATAAAGTCCCAATAAATGCAGGACTGCAAATACCATCATTATCTTCTGTTGCTCTACCACTTCTGTTACTGACCAAACAGAAAACTAAATGTTAACAAGCAATCTGTTGAATTGCAGAGCTTTGAGAGTAGAGAAATGGAAGAGAATTATTACACTGTGTGTGCCTGAATCTTGAAAGAAATCTAatctgggtttgttttgctcCCAGCTTATGTGCTGGGATTTGTAGAAGTTTATATTCTTGTTTTGAAGGCTAGTTATCTTTAATCAGGAAGACTGAAGAAAAGAGAGGAGTGCACACTTAGAGTAGTAGTGTTTGGAGTTTGAGGATAAAATAACAAGGCAAACTTTGAACATATTGACATAGTATTTTTCTGGTTAACTTACTGGGCTGTTGTAGAACATTCTAATTGattctctttatttttgtaaaaagaaATCCCTAAAAAACAAAGATCAATTGCCTCCTAAAAAATGTTTGAAAGTTTCCCTATGTTGGCTTATTAGCCCAATTATTGACTAGTTGGAAGTGGTAGCAAGAGTGAGAGATATATTTTTATGGATTTGTGCTATAGAATGGGATTGTTACAGAGCATTCATTCACCTTCTATTAATATGGGAGGCTTCCAGTGACCCAGTTAAGCTGTAACCTTACTGGGGCTTTCAAGGAAATAAAgattggggtgggggggaagagACTTTGGTCCAGGAGAAGTTCAGACCTCTGATGTGCTTCAAAACATGGAATGTGTTGAGTCTTTTCCTTTGggttgtgttgggttttgtttagggtggggttttttactaTCTTCCCTATTCTCTCTTGTTTCTGATTGCATTGAAATAAGATTTATGAACTTTTTTCCTACAGtggagagagcagagcaaagAAAACACTCAAAATACTCTTCAGTTTACAGAAATTGGGGGAGTTACAAAATGATGTTGCAGTTGTTTAGCTTCTCCCAGACCTCAGTTTGTGGAAACCCAAACACACAGCATTAATCTCTTTTGGTTTAGTGTTTGTATGACAATGTAAGCTAGTGGAGACCAAGCATCTCTTTCCCTCCCCAGCATGCAGGTGTCAGTCCTGCTTAtgcacttttttgttttttcctttcccacctCTGTTTCTGTTTACAGCACTCATGGAACAGCCATGTTCCTTGTGGCTGCTGCTTGTACACTGGGAGTGGTGACTGGGTAAAAACTGGGCATTTCCACTCTGAGCTGCTTCTGGCACAGTCAATTAAAAGTGAAAAGTGTAGAGGATTCATCTTTTGGGGTCATGCATACATCCCTAGCACAAGGATATGTACATTTGCCTTTTCATTAAGTGGACCCACTCCAGTGGGGATGTTTTTGTATCACCATGGAAAGTACATCACAAACTGATGGCCAGAAGAGCTTGAGAAGGATTGCAAAGTTTTTGCCATGTCCTGTCTCTTAGTAGAGCCAAGCAGCTCTTTGCTAAATTTGCTGATTGTCAGAGATAGAAGGAtcactttcaaaaaaaaaaaaaaaagaagaaaaaactcaTTGTTTTCATCATGCTATGACTAGAGCAGCTAAGGCTCCTTAATGTATGTACAGCATTTGCCTGCCTGGCTTGTGTCTGCATACATTTGAGTTCCTGTGCTTGCTGGATCTGAGTTCCTGCAAGCAGTTGTCATtcattgtattttatttcaggtGGGCCTTTGGTATATTATGTTCCAGGTGCTTTTCTAGACTATGGATAGTAACTGTGGATTACAAGTCTGTATGATGCTATCAAGGTAACAAATAGCTCAATGAGAATTTGTACATTTGTGCCATTAGCCTCCATCATGCTCTTGgcattttgtttttgttcaATATTGTGTGAATCTAAAATTTTACtgtttcttttgtgtgtgtttttaatttatggaaataaatttttctgagaacttttcaggtttttaagGCCTTTAGGCTTGTATGGGTAAATATGCATGATAATGTCTTACATGCAGGGGGGGAAAGGTCAAATCTCCAAAGAGATCAGCACTGTTGGGTTACAGGGAGTGCTGTTATTGAGACACAGAGGAGCAGTTCTGGTGCTCcttcatcccagcctggcagatATTAAGCATGATCTCAGCTGCTATTCAGAATACTGAGGCAGCATCCATCTCttcagaaagcagagcagcaggagcacaaacagctgctcagctcagagctgggattcAAGGCTGAGGCTGGTTCATGTACCCCAGGCTGTGCAAGGCAGCACAATGCTGTTTGTGgatcagagctgcagcacaggatcATCCACAAGGCCCAGTAAGCATTGGTAATGTTTGTGTCTGAAAACAACATCCCTGCCCTCCCAACCCATAAAATCTTGTGTATAACccagatttttaatttatccCTGGTCAGCTGCAGGCTGCTCTTGGCAAAGCTAGGCTGCCAGATGCATTTCTTCACTCTGTTCTCAGAACTGCCTTCTCCCAAGTGCAGTGTCACACGGGCCCCACAGATGGCAGGGAAGCTCCAGGGAAGAAAGGCAGGAACACCTGAGAGGCCCAAACCAGcatcctgctctgtccctgctccttcaGGGCTGCAGCTTGCTGGCTGCAAATGCAGCTGAGGATTTGGCTCTGACACCATACTGGGACAAGACAGGATAGAGAGAATGAGCAGCTGATTTCTGTTCAAAAGGCTTCATATCATGTTCAGGCAGTTCCTGCTTGTAAACCTTGTGGTGTTTAATTGATAGAGAGTATTTTGACATTTCAGAGAATATCAAATCCAAAGGGTCAGTATAAAGTAATAGTTGGAGGTCTTGACAAAGAGGAATATCCATTGCTGCAAGCATCCAGTTCTGCTGGATGTTAAATGTCTTAATACATTTATTTGTGAGAAGAAATGTTTTGATTTACTAGTAAAAAATCATTGGTTAAAGAAGAAATATAGATGTGCATTCAGCAGGGGCTATATAGCTGCAACCAAAATCACAGCTACAGGAAGACAATGTTGCAACTACCAAAGTGTCAGCTGATTGGGGTTTTTGCATGGAAACTGTTTATAagacaaacaaagcaaaatgctACCAACTAACCTGTGCCACTCCTACCAAGTCTGTATTTTAGTCCATGGTACTGGCCCTGCTCTTTCCACAATGCTGATCCTAGTTCTGTGCTGTTGGTTGTGCTGTTCCCCATGCTGCCATGCTCCAAAAAAGAAAGGGATAATATATGAGTAGTATTACATCATCATAAACTtaaaatctgctgaaaaaaaaagacaaggagGTGTTCAGCATACATTTCTGGAGATGACTGTTTCCTTGCTGATTGCTTTGGATTGGCTGGACTTGCACATTTCCCTTGTTCTCAGCAGTGATGCTGATGTTTTGTGCCCTGCAAAGCCTCTGTATGAGCTGTCAGTTGGATGAGGATGCACAGATATCCTGTTTGCAGAAGTCCAAGATGCCTACAAACCAGTAAGAAAATACACACTTAGAGATGCTATCAGCTTCAAAAGTAGTAAGTTCTTCAGATGCTATTCATTAAAACAGCAGCATAGAGGTCAAACTCCCCTTCTGAACTGCAATTACCAAGTTAGTCTCACAGAAGTCTAACACAGGACTTCTTAGACCTTTGTTATTAACAAGATTAGGTAGAACATCTCCATGCTGTCTAAACAAAAGGGCCATAGCTGTGCACAGAAGGCTGCCTGCTGCAATTCTTTCTAACTCTGAATTAAGAACTTATCTTTACCTGCAGGTGTGCAATTAAACACTGATTCTGCCAGCTGAACAAAAGACTCTCCAAGGATCTCCTGATAGCTCAGGTGACTTGCATGAACAAGGTACTGAGTGGTGTCCTTGAAAAGCAGATCACTTTCACCATACTTCCAGGACTGAAAGAGCTGGAATTCAGAATCCAATTTGCTTCCCAGAGAttcctgaacagaaaaagaataaaagtttCACAGCTTAGGTAATTAAATAATACTTTTATCTAGCACTGTTCTTATCAGTACAATAAGATGCACTTCTACAGTGCCTTATTTCTCAGCAAAAGTATGGCCTTTGTAAAATGGGAACTTGGGAACTGGTGCTAAAACACCCCTTAAGAGAACCCAAATAACTATTTTCTCAATCTCCTATGCACGTTTTTAATTCTTTTGTATTGGATCTGAAGGCACTAGTATATAAAGCTTTCAATCGTGAAAGGGTTTTCAGCAGTTGAACATAAATGTTAACATGCCAAGCTGTTCCCTGTTACCTGTCACACCTGAGATTTCAGCAGGAAGTCAGAGATTTTAGTGACAGTGACTGGTCGGGTCATGACTGTGCTGGGGGGAACAGGGCCCAGGTTACAGCCAGCCCATTCTGTGACTGCGGCGCGCGTTCCGTCCGGGCACAGGAGCTCAAAGTCAAGGGGGGAATAACCTCTagcccagccagagctgcccagaTCTGAAAAGAAGATGAAATGAAAGGTAAtccttttgaaaaattaaagcagaagAGAGGGTGAATCtcaaataaaatgttaaaactTGGGAGGGAGAAGTTTAGTCAGTGTGTTGAAAACAAACACAGCGTGCTATGTGGTCATTTCCTGGGAAAGCATAAGGACCAGGGCAGTGTCTTCACTGAGGGCAGTGAACTTAAGCTGCATCTATCAACTAAAATAGAATAATTTCAAGGCATATGAACAGCATATCATGTCTCATCTGCACCTGTAACCACATCTCTTTCTGGAAACAAAGGGATTCAGCCTACATGCCCTTTGCTCCCCCAAACAAACTGCTAATTGCTGCAGGAATTCCTGTGGGTTTCCAGCCCCTTATATCTTCAGTTGATTTTAGAGAGATTAATCTCTTAGAAAAGCCTCTTCTCTTACTGAAATTgcctaaaatataattttattttgctttaatgaGAGTTCCTTTTCTCCTTGACTctaagaaaaacatattttggtTTGCCTTTTAAAGCTGTGAAATTTAAAGCTTCCAGAAATTTAGTGCAGTCTCCAAGGATGATTATCCCAACACACATCTTTGCACTGGGTGattcttcttctttcctctcttaCAGTATCTGAATGTTGAGCTATACTGGAACACCTACATGCAGAAAGCTTCTAGCAATTTTCCATTTACAAACACAACTTCATGGACCTAGATTAAACCTGTACAAGCTGATCCTTATTAGTGATGGTTGCTTTGTGGGAAGTAACTGACATTAATGAACATTCtcaaaggaaaagagaatatCTGTATCTCACCCTCTATGTTCTGGAGCAGGTTTGAGTGTTCCAGGAAAGCTACATCTCCAAAGCTTCTTCCACTGGGATTGCCAACTAGGCACCtagtgcaagaaaaaaaaagggatcaAAGACAGCACTACATGGTGACTGACTTGTGGACAGCTAAAACTGGAATAGCTGGAAGTATCCCTCCCATCTCTAATCCCTTGGAATATGTCAATGATCTCAACATAGAGATTTGCT contains the following coding sequences:
- the LOC131565750 gene encoding protein PRR14L-like isoform X2, giving the protein MLPHSPVQSMGALQPAGHAIHLETSFPPPSPKPHTLPEPLPSPPRLSASELHIPALDEADASVPACLRSQDDTELKKTEPEKRPKKVSQIRIRKTVPKPDPNLTPMGLPKPKRLRKKEFSLEEIYTNKNYKSPPPARSLETIFEEPKEKNGHLISVSQQKRKRILEFQDFTLPRKRKTRGKVKAVGSFTRAKRAALQSAELDVLLSQKLMDLEAFFAEEGEQEQASSI